A window from Fusarium musae strain F31 chromosome 8, whole genome shotgun sequence encodes these proteins:
- a CDS encoding hypothetical protein (EggNog:ENOG41), whose amino-acid sequence MAPEGPVFAFENIIEEPTMNANAGVGIIGNLGVEVRGNILVERTSSVVLNGYKSLKFLRGNALGQSNVANWSIMEDPTLKVGVPPYLQTAILVLRRVDEIFKANVNVKADVSGFSFRNLQDGLLDSEDDPVIFDPGAGPLIPNELTGLDLHDLGSVDLSQLYKLRHVIDNDDIMPRITIGQTFRDLFPKDRVNDDKAESWFIDLWDNNTAADARNVLPKSLDREAKYFSWISETPNNETPARADRGEQQTQQQPRPTHFCNLIARQSRESQLTTFNKLESLLNEPPVALLSDFFELPDDFEISRRHDRGGFQIFDSKDGSKAFKLYIMQTPFYSTGFWSLLLYSMVDSTVAGNSSKLSGVIQADAGVDLRRTFSDVRDLIGRHGHHQTLLPVQLFRSHYEMTLSAFNSIQADVGIVDEKLLRQFEEQSKLDDASNLYRDLSMTLHKCSMKLAELGRRRKFEEELGTKLQQDLKDDSKLRVVVEIYSRMSQSRDSDIESLPGKIESQRNVHDSYLQARLARESLRDSKAMKTLSILTILFLPGAFIATIFSTNMFEFSSKNQQVRIYFAIVIPLTAVLMICWVLWLKNTPERGDAESGFKYRPVKNMNWHKEGKED is encoded by the exons ATGGCGCCTGAAGGGCCGGTCTTTGCC TTCGAGAATATTATCGAAGAGCCAACGATGAATGCTAACGCTGGGGTTGGCATCATTGGTAACCTGGGTGTGGAGGTAAGAGGAAACATCTTGGTGGAAAGAACCTCAAGCGTCGTACTCAACGGCTACAAATCCCTCAAATTCCTGAGAGGAAATGCGCTAGGCCAGTCAAACGTCGCCAACTGGTCTATTATGGAGGACCCGACTCTCAAAGTTGGTGTTCCGCCTTATCTGCAAACGGCCATTTTAGTCTTACGAAGAGTAGATGAGATCTTCAAGGCCAACGTCAATGTCAAAGCTGATGTTTCCGGGTTCTCGTTCCGAAATCTGCAAGATGGTCTTCTCGACAGTGAAGATGATCCCGTAATATTTGATCCGGGTGCAGGTCCTCTGATACCCAACGAGCTGACAGGCCTGGATCTGCATGACCTTGGATCCGTTGATCTCTCACAGCTTTACAAACTACGACATGTTATCGATAACGACGACATTATGCCCCGGATAACTATTGGCCAGACTTTTAGAGACCTTTTCCCAAAGGATAGGGTGAACGACGACAAGGCCGAATCATGGTTCATTGATCTCTGGGACAACAATACTGCTGCTGATGCACGAAACGTACTTCCCAAGTCATTGGATCGAGAGGCAAAGTACTTCTCTTGGATATCAGAGACACCT AATAATGAGACCCCGGCACGAGCGGATCGAGGGGAACAACAGACCCAGCAACAGCCGAGACCTACTCATTTCTGCAACTTGAT TGCAAGGCAGTCAAGGGAGAGTCAGCTCACAACTTTTAACAAGTTAGAAAGCCTCCTCAACGAACCTCCTGTCGCACTACTATCTGACTTTTTCGAACTCCCGGACGACTTCGAAATCTCTCGACGACATGACCGCGGAGGCTTTCAGATTTTCGATAGTAAAGACGGCAGTAAGGCATTCAAAC TATATATCATGCAGACACCATTCTACAGCACAGGATTCTGGTCATTACTTCTTTACTCCATGGTCGATAGCACTGTGGCAGGAAACTCCAGCAAGCTATCCGGTGTCATCCAAGCTGATGCTGGCGTTGATCTAAGAAGGACTTTCAGCGACGTGCGTGACCTTATCGGAAGACATGGCCACCATCAGACTCTGTTACCGGTGCAGCTATTCAGGTCCCACTACGAAATGACTTTGTCggcttttaattctattcaAGCTGATGTTGGGATAGTAGATGAGAAGCTCCTGCGGCAATTTGAAGAGCAGAGCAAGCTAGATGATGCAAGTAATCTATACCGGGATTTAAGCATGACATTGCATAAGTGTAGCATGAAACTTGCTGAACTTGGTCGCCGACGAAAGTTTGAGGAGGAACTTGGTACCAAACTGCAGCAGGATTTGAAGGATGACAGTAAGCTGAGAGTCGTGGTGGAGATATACTCTAGAATGTCACAGAGTCGGGATTCGGATATTGAGAGTCTACCTGGCAAGATCGAGAGTCAACGAAATGTT CACGATAGCTACCTGCAAGCTAGGCTGGCTAGAGAATCACTCCGAGACTCAAAGGCGATGAAGACACTCTCCATCTTGACGATTCTATTCCTACCTGGAGCTTTCATCGCCACCATTTTCTCTACGAATATGTTCGAGTTCAGCTCCAAGAACCAACAAGTCAGGATATACTTTGCGATAGTCATACCTCTCACCGCTGTCCTGATGATCTGTTGGGTTCTTTGGTTGAAGAATACACCTGAAAGGGGCGATGCAGAATCTGGGTTTAAATATCGACCAGTAAAAAATATGAACTGGCACAAGGAGGGAAAGGAAGACTGA